The sequence TCCTTTTCCCACCTCCTCATCTTGTTGTCTTGTGTCTTTCTCGCTCCATCTTCCCGTCCTGTCTCTTTAtaatctgtctctgtgtctcaggGGGACTCTGGAGGTCCGCTGTCCTGCTTCACAGGCAGCAGGTACGAGCTGGCAGGTCTGGTGAGTTGGGGGGTCGGTTGTGGACGAGCCAGAAGACCAGGAGTCTACACCAAAGTCCAGCAGCACACTCAGTGGATCTCTGACATCATGAGTATATTACACAGGCACCTTGTGATAAATCCCGATATTTACTGTAATGCTTGGTCTTTTTTTTGATATTTAGGACTTCTTATTTTCTGTACTGGTACTTTTCTGTACAGATGATCAGAATAtcatgtatgcagatgacatcaCCGCTGAAGGTAGGTTTCCTTTTCATTAGACAGTTTATACAGAAAGGTTATACCTCTGCAGGTCATTGATACAGACCTGCAGAGAGGAATCAACTGTGTTAAATTAATTcgataatataataatagaataggTAATGCTGAATGCTGTAcaggtgttcctgttattttgtccacaccTGTGTGATTGTATTCATTCACCTGGATCACAGAGGACAGGTGTGGTAAGCAGCAGAGCTCCAGCTGTGAGCGCGTTCCAGTCCTCGCTGGGCTCACGGTGTCCCAGGACGGTGAGGTGTCTGTGGGGAACGTGACAGAGTCCTGCCCCTTCCTCTGGCCCTGGCAGGTCAGTGTGCAGTCCAACGGACGCCACTACTGCAGCGGGACACTGATCCACCGCCGCTGGGTGCTCGCTGCACGCCACTGCAACGTAAGGTACAactgctactactgctgctattactattatttactgctgctactacagttactgcagtagTCTCGTCCCTGCAGGGCGAAGAAGGACGTAGTGGTTCTGGGAGTTCATGACCTTCAGTTCTCATCTCCTCAAAGTGTCCCGGTGGATGAAGTCTTCAATCTGCCACAGGATGACAGCTTTCCCCCGACATGTGACCTATCTCTGCTCCGCCTCAGCATTCCCGCCCGACTCAGTACGGACACACCTGGACACGCCTGAACATGTCTGACAGTAACATGTATGTCATGTTTCCTCTGAGTGAGATACAGATACTGTcctctgtttgtgtctccagaCTCGAATGTGTCTCCAGTTTGTGTCCCCGATGAGGACGAGGAGCTGGACGACAGCTGGTCGTGTGTCACCACCGGCTGGGGATCCACGAGAGCATCAGGTGACCTCACATGACTCCATGTTCCAGCTGCGTGCAGTGGACAGGAGCTGAATCCTCGgagctcagtgtttgtgtgaatgtttaAACAGTCTTGTGTCGTCTCTGGTGTAGCGGACGTTGATCCGGACCGGCTGCACCACGCCCGGCTGACTCTGGTCAACCAGACCACCTGCAGGGAGAAATGGGGCGGTGACCTCATCAGTGACTCCCACATCTGTTCACATCCTGCAGGCTCCGCCTCCTGCTTGGtgagggctgcagctaacagtaattttattttgattcaTAGAATAATACTTTAAGAAGCTCAGGTGGACCGTTTTATAGACCGGAGTCCAAgctgacgtcttcaaatgtctcgttttgtccaaccaacagtcaaaaacccaaaatattcagtttacagtgacagaaaacagagaaaagcagcaaatctttacATTAGAGAAGCTagaaacagcaaatgttttgtactttttacttgaaaaatgattgaaacaattaaatgattatcaaaacagttaatTTCAAGCTGCTTCCAATAGAAACAACTTGTGTCAGAACTTTTGAAGAGATGCATCTGAATAAAGCAGCTGGTAGATAATAATCACCTGCTGCCACCTGTCTTCATCAGGAACAAACTGAGATCTCTGTTTTTCAGGGGAGGTTAAATTGTCACTCCCTGTCTTTCTGCAGGGCGACTCCGGGGCTCCTCTGCTGTGTCGGAAGCGTGGCGCCTACTTCCTGTTTGGCGTGGTAACATGGGGCAGCCGGCGCTGTGAGGCAGACAAACCCGCCATCTTCTCCAGAATCTCAGATTATCATTCATGGATCACTCAGGTGACTGAAGACATCTGAAATAAACTCTTTTACCTGGAAGCTGTTTGTCCTCAGATCTGTTTCACTGAGCAGGAGACTTTGGATCAGGCAGCCAATCACATCCAAGAACACTCACTGAGTTGTAGAAACTCTTGTCAGTAAAGAAATGTGAGCGCTGGATGCAACACAGCCAGTGTAAAGAACACGTCTGtctcattttaaaagcttttgaaaGGTTGTCCAATCAGGAATCAGTCAGCGGgaacctttttcatttttgaaggTCAAACATTTTCAGGCCTCAAAACTAATTCACATCttcaagtttttcttttattctctcaTATTTTCCTGCATTTCATATCAGTGGTTTACTGAGTTCACTGTTGAATTGTggtggtttgtgtttttgtttatcagctgttaccatggtaacttaaaCTCAGgatcagttaccatggtaactgagtCTCTTcatgtccttctgttataactCTGAGACTctgtttgttagagcagctgcTGACCTGAAATCTTTATTACATAATGtctaatctcagtttaaatttagaCGATCAGAATGAAGCTTTAGACACgtaggatcaatgaataattatctctatcagtcatgatgtgattggtccactgatggaacatcattGCTATAATATTgtagattatatgttaatatttctgattGAGCAGGATCGCggtgcagctgcagaatgtagtttgaaagtgagatttttaaatGGGGAGCATAATCTGAacgtgttttaacagcatttcactGACAgtgtttaaatttactacatttgCTGAAGtagctgaaataaagtcactgaatgtTGTTGAGCTGAGATACAAACAGACgtctaaacatttaaaatattctgtattttaaccttGATGCCTTTTCAAGTATAAATcagcaaacacattattattgatcagactgtgagctaCAGTCacgtctctgtgtctttgatctatttgttttaaatctttaactatatttttcatcttcagttgctgcttcctgtgtttcatccgtcagattaaagctgaacaaatatatttaaaatgtaatgtagctgcagcctgatacacagtcagattccactttatcatcattgaGGAAATGTGAGTCTgataaatgatcaattaatgGACGACACTCAATAAAACTAAGACTCTttctttaaagataaatgtgcatcGTCTACATACACATGTATTAATGTCTCTAcgtccactggattaaaatggaggctctgccttttatttacctgttgccatggtgactcatAGTATCGGAGCTCTGTTGATGACGGCTTATTCGTTCATCACGCAGGAGCTTAACTCACagtgaacatactcagagtGGTCTTATTCACATTTCATGAAAAAACAAGtaagaacaaaaaagaacagTAAAGACAACACGAAGCACAAGTTCTTTTTCAATCaacatttaaatttcattatACCTGATtcttcatttaacatttttatgtctGCAGATAACCtgaaactgtaaacaaaagttTAACATTTCTAAGCCAGAGAacattaaacatgaaaacacaacatatacGGCCcagagaagctggaaacaaagtaaaacacaaacGAACTGGAGCTTTGTCTGTGATAGATTTACTACCACTGTTACTACAACTGGGGGAACTAGgaaaataatactgtatatagtcaTCAGGTTGAACTGTCCTTTCCAGTTGTGACTCTGCCACACTGTCCGTTGATGTGCTGATGAGAAATATCACAATTTGTAAAATTAGGCCTCACTGAACTTCACCAGTCTGATTACAGAGCAGTGTCTGAAGATTTCTGTACGAGTTGACTCATAGCACCTGAACGCATCATCCGTGTTTGTATGAGTGAGGTTACATGGCTGAGAACTGATGATGCTCTGGTGAATCCTTTCCACCACAGTCCTTCAGTTCTCAGACACAGCTGCCGTCTTTTGTCacaggagaaaataaaattcagtgCTGATGAAACACCGTTGGAGGCTGGTCAGATCATTTCAGTCCACAGAGGTATAAAAACAGGACTGAAGGTTCCagtccagcagtgagcagcagcagcagtttcccTCTCAGCTGTCCTGCAGCAGGTCATATGATCCTCCATTTACCACCTCGTGTTTGTCGTCCTCCTGTAAACATTCTGCAGTAAACACCTCTGCGCTGCTTTATACTCACTGGTCTCATTCTAACGGCATGTTTCCAACAGTTGAAACATTAAACGCCCAAACTATAGTCTCAAAATGACTCATTGTGTCTGCAGAACGATCCAAACTCAACATGCATTAAGTTTGTTAAGATGTGATGTACTATGTGTTTACTGAGGGTCGGCTGTGATGTAACTATGACTCACTGTGACATCAGACGTGTTGGACTCAGCAGGTTCAGGACCTGCGTCATAAACCGGATTACAGATGCTGCGACTGCCGTCTGCAGGTGCAGCTTCATCTTCCACTTCATCCTCCTGTCAGAACGACCACGACACACATCAGCACCAAAAAGTGTCTTATACTAATATTTAAAAGGTATTACACCAATACAGAAACTTAGAGTCCTAAGTGTTGGACATGCTGCCTCAGGAACAGCACACATTATGAGGGTGTTTAATACTTGGACTCTGACGCACAAACACTTGAAAGCATTCGCCAACAAGCACTTTAGGACTTTATCTGGGACGTCATGTATGTTTGAATGTATAAATGTGATAACTGTTTTTGCTGTTCTTGTTTTAAATacttaatgtgtgtttttgtttttgtctgtttttaagaGCTGTACTGAGAAAAACTGCTATCAACTATGTTGACATGGCAATAAAGTATTGAAACTTGAAACTTAATACTAATAAATGTTATATTCAGATTAATGAATGCGTTATTCTAAgacaaaatgtgttaaatgtgtaaCTCCAAGACTAATAAATGTGCTTTACTAATATGACATGTGTTacatgaaaactaaaacatatactatactatactgtactatattacactatactgtactatattatactatactatactatattatactatactatactgtactatattacactatactgtactatattatactatactatactatattatactatactatactgtactatattatactatactgtactatactatactgtactatattatactatactgtactatattatactatactatactatactatattatactatactatactatactatactatactatactgtactatactgtactatattatactatactatactgtactatactatactatactatactgtactatactatataatactatattatactatactatactatactatactatactatactgcactatattatactatattacattatactatactgtactatactacagtatactgtactatattatactatactgtactatactgtactatactatattatactatactatactatattatactatactgtactatattatactatactgtactatactatataatactatactgtactatattatactatactatactatactatactatactatactgcactatattatactatattacattatactatactgtactatactacagtatactgtactatattatactatactgtactatactgtactatactatattatactatactgtactatactatattatactatactatactatactgtactatattatactatactatactatactatataatactatattatactatactgtactatactatataatactatataatactatattatactatactgtactatactatataatactatactgtactatattatactatactatactatactatactatactatactatactatactatactgcactatattatactatattacattatactatactgtactatactacagtatactgtactatattatactatactatactatactgtactatattatactatactgtactatactacaGTATACTGAGGTCAGAGTTGAGTGTCTGTGGAGCAGGAAGTGTTGGACTGACAGAATGAAACCCAGAAGGATAAAAAACGACTGACCTTGAAGTAGTGGAACTGGAAGGGTTTGGTGTTGTGGGTGTAGAAGTGATATCCAACAAAAATGACTCCTGCCACCAAAACAATCAGCAGCACCACTCCAACTCCCATCCCCGCCTTATGTGCCACATGCAGCTGCAGAGCCAATCACAGaccaggtcagaggtcaaacagaGGAGAACTTTTTCACATTGCTTTTGTAAATCACTTCTAGATCTGAATACTTGTCAAAAACAGATAATGACATCACTCACCTCCTGGCGAGGAGGCGGGGCTTTCAGGGGTCCCTGGAGGACATGTATGATCCCGTTTGAGGCCAGAATGTCTGAATCGGTGATGAATTGGTCGTTGATATAACGGGACAACTGAGGAGTTAAAAAAGGTTTCAAAATGACTTTTCTGAGAACAGGAGCTCAGTGAATCCACATGAAGCTGAATTAAAAAGATAATCAGGATTAATATCAGAGTTGAACAGTAATTGTACAGAAGTGAGTCTGACCAGAGCTGAGGGGTCGAGCAGGTTGGAGACCCCGAGGACGGCGAGGCTGCCGACTCGAGTTCTGATCCGACTGCCGTTCTTCAGCTGGCTGAGAGGCAGAGCCTGACCCTCCGACAGGTGGAACTCAATGTCCCGCTGAGACAAAGTCTGCAGGGACCGGTGAGGACAGGTAAGGACAGGTGAAGACAcattcattaaaattaaaacatctttCTGTGCGACTCACCTGGTTGTTAGCCAGGCCACTGTTGTCGGGAACAAACAGCGTCGACTGGACCGTCAGGTTACTGAGACGCTTCACAAACTGTTTCCCTGATTCAGACACCTGAGAGAAGTTCAGGATTTGctgcaagaggaaaaaaagtaaaaatatgtattttataacTGAGGATTAATCTGAGATGTGAGGTGGCTGATGTAGGTTTCATGTCAGCAACAAATGAGGATTTGATTTTTGTGTTATATGAACTGTAACCCAAAAGTTTCATGTCAGACTCACTGTGAGGAAGTTGGAGAAGGTCGGTGTGGATCTGAGGACCTGCAGCAGGTTTCCTGTACAGCTGAAACCGTCTCCAACATAACCCGACTTACACTCACACTTCACCTCTGAAACAAACAGACTGTGATGTCAAACTGAACTTCCTTTACTCTAAACTATCGTCCCTCCTCTTCGTCTCTCACCCTTCATCCGGTAGCAGAAGGTGTCCCAGGTCTCACTCAGATTTTTTCGGGTGCCGTAGTCAACAATGCCCACGTGTCCGAAGCCACAGTTGGGGTTGGAGTAAGTGGTGGGGTACGCCACCCGGGCCTGCTCCAACCAGCCAGCAGCACACAGGTTCAACCCgccctgcagacacaaacaggaccagcagacagcagctttaAATAGAAACCAaaaccagcagacagcagctttaaataagaaaacaacaggaccagcagacagcagctttaAATAGAAACCAaaaccagcagacagcagctttaaataagaaaacaacagaaccagcagacagcagctttaAATAGAAACCAgaaccagcagacagcagcaggttgtattttctgtctgtttttttaatttactgtgaaATCTCAACCAGTGTCAAAgtaatttttctttctctgtgagGTTTCTGTCATCGGGGGTCAACTTGTCTTCAAGTTGATCAACAATTTGTCTCCATATTGATGTCATTAATGACATGAATCAATAACTAAACTTCGTTAATTTAGCGccttaaagaaacacaagatgCTTAAATGTGCACATAAAGCCGCATAATTAATGAGTTATGAAGATGCCTGCAGTATACAGGTGGGTTTTAAAATCTTCAGTTAAATCAGTGGTGAAGGAGTGAATAAGTTGTAAAGAGTTTTTGGTTTAAATAGCAGGATGAACAAACTCTTAATATGCAGTCTTATCAGTGTTGAGCTGCAGGAAGTGAGAGACTTTGCCTCGCTGTCGTCAAAGACTGGAGTCCagatttttcaaactttttgggttaaaagaaatgaatgacATCATAAAGCAGTAGCTCATACAGAATGAATAAAACAGGGCCAATTATCGAGCCTTGTGGGACATGACATTAGAGCTCAGCTCTTTTGAACTGTTTGATtggtagatagtagatagtgGAGTGAAATCAATGACTTGTCAAAACACAGAGTTCCCACATGTTCTGCAGAGACTGGAAACAGACTATGCAGCTTTCCAGTCAAGATAAATCCTGAAAAAGGATGAAACTGAAATCTCTGTGTTGTCTATAAAATTGACAGTAAAATACTATAGAACACTTTACCAACACTAGAGGAAACACATCAGACTCTTCAGATGTTTTAATATATAAGTGAGTCTGTAATGAACGTATGTTAACggttgtgtctgttgtgttcACTGACTTGCTGAGCGTAGGACAGCTGAGTGTAGGAGGCCAGGCTTCCTCCCTCTGCAGAGCAGGACTGCTGAGCAGCAGTGTAGTTCAGTTTGTACTGACCGTTAACTGAACGGAAGTGAAACACACCGAGCGTCGCGtctgcaaacacaacacaaaacagattCACAACAACGTACCGCTTCTGTGATTGGTctaaaatgttgatattgatattttagtttagttttagatGCACAGTGTTTAGTGTTTGTAGCAAAATGCTAAATTACAACACCTGTGCACAGGAGGCTTAAAAAAAGGTTAGaatataaaagttaaaatgtaaaaaagaaaagaacaaagaaagatgaggaaaaacaagaataaatacataaaaatacaggTGTGTCCATACAGGGGTATTATGATTTAACACCTCtgttaaaaccattaaaactgtgttgtgtgttcagctcAGCGGGTAGACATGTCcatatttttgctgtttttcactgtgtgacaGTTACTGTTTGTGGAGGCCCGTGTGCCGATTCTACTGAAACACTGGTGTCTCCTAACAAATTCACATTTGAGGCTGTGAGATGATTCGTTGAGCTGCTTCATGTCAACTGTTTGACTTTTTCACTCCACAGtaagatgatgatgtttttaaggTGTTCGTTGTGTTTTCGGGTGTAAATTAAGGGTTAAATTAAGGGTCCTACACAATGAATCTGCAGCATCATTAATTCATGGATTATAAGATGTGAAGCGTTTTAATGGATTATCTgagtaaaactgaaaatagatCAAATATCATGTTCGAGTATAAATGACAGCAGAGCTTTTGTgacatatacatgtatgtggTCTATTCTAAGAGCTTTTACtacttaaaaaatattaaaactgcagaaaatccattaaaacatttaaatattataatCCATCAATTCATGTATTGACTGATGTTGCAGCAGATTTGATGTGttggagacaaacagacaacagaGTATCATCAGTCTAATGTTAGCGTTAGCAGCTAATTAACATAAAAtcttaatttaataattaaggGCTCTGGTGTTTTTAAGGTGTTTAGTTTTGGCTTTTTGATAAAAACATCCTCCTTtaataaacagataaaataaatagataattaAGGGTTTTGTCAAATGTATCAAATTACTGTTTGAACGACACTTTAACCTTTACTTGTGTTTGTTACTTTttaaggtttttgttttgtgagattaatggaaacacaacaaacacctttaatgatgttttcagggatttattgtgtttctatatttcattattttatccattcattatttcattaaacaTACTTCATGTCAACAAGTAATTCATGAGATTTAagctaaaatgtaaataattcacttttatctaaaatatgatttaacgCTGCAGCTTTAAGGACAAACAGACACGAAGGATGTTAAACTACATGCACAGGGCTGTCCGTATACTTTTGGCCACATGGTGTATTTTACCTTCAAAATGGAGGTCTGTGCACTTAGCGTCCTGATGGCATTGTCCGTTGTCTTGGAGACAGCGGCTGATTGGCAGCTGTTTGGCCTCACAGGTGAGTCCATCTCCGATGTAGTTGTCTTTACACGAGCACTTCCTCTTCCCCTGTGAACACGTTCATCTTCAAACTCTGAGACAATAACTGATAAATAACTGATAAACCGGCAGAATGTTTCCCCGTGTCTCACCGGTGCCGTCATGGTGCAGACGGCGTGTTCGTGGCAGCCGCCGTTGTCCCCGGCGACACACGGGTCGACGGGCAGACAGGTGAACCCGTCTCCAGAGTGACCTTTAGGGCAGGTGCAGCTCACCACGTTGCCGGTCTGAGAACACTTCGCTACTTTAGCACAACCTCCGTTCCACAGCTGACACATGTCCACCACTGCAGGGACAGAGAGACTTCTGTTGTCCTTTAATATAAACAAAGTCACATACAGCTCCTACACAGATACACTCCTTACACCATCCATCAATCactcctcaaacacacacatcaagccGTCACATtcagatacagacaggtgacacattaaaggaaaaactggtccaggtctggatgctggacccctacagtgaggaggtctgggggctctgttatgctggcatggtttgggtccacttgtccccttagagggaagggtcactgctaatcaatacaaagtagttgtgagtgatcagctttatcctgatgggagtcgtctcttccaggatgaatCACATGTTacgaccttcacagtcacctgatctcaacccagctgacgtgttagacagcgctctgcatcatcatcatcatcataacacCACATGAGGAAGATCTTTATGAACGATGATgttcagagactgtaggatCAATAACAAGGAGctctgaagctgttctggtggtcCAGCACCTTACTGACACACTTAATGTTGgtgtttcctttaatttgtcactagTCTGTAGGTATACAGAGACCCTCCTCCCCCACAGTACAGACAGACTCGTCTAAACACCAGATCTTCTGACACCCAACAGTATCATTAACCAGACTGTAATAAGCATATTCAGCCTTGAGGCTTGCAGAGACCCTTCAACAGTAACAGCAGCTCTACCGGCCTGCAGGCCTTCACTTTAGCCAGTTTAGCCCAAACAGGAAGTTCATCAGCACAGTTTTCGTTTTGTTTTGGAGAGAATACACTGGTCCCAGAATGTACAGCCCCACAGAAAAAAGAACCCCTACTTTTCCACAGAGCACCTTCAACAGAGCAAGAACAGGTGAACCAGAATCAGAACCAGAGAAAATCCACATATGTCCTCTGTAGGTCCTGTAGGAGACCAGCAGGAGGGTTTAGGACAGTGAGTCTGTGCCATACTGCTGATGCCTCCAGATTGCTAATAATCAGCGTCCTCCTCTATATGAGACTGCTTTAGACAGAACCTCAACCCAGTTCCTCTTGACCCAGTCCTCCGAGCCCACGTACACCCCCAGCTCCTTAATCCCCACTGACTCCACTGTAGTTCCCCCAGTAACTGTGGTGCTCCATCCGCCCCCCATAAACCACACGACGGTATCTCACTGTTTGATGTCCTTCCCCATGTCTGTAGACCGCTCGACCTTTCTCTCACCAGAACCGAGACATCGTCTGCATGAACAACAGGGAgagcccccctcccctcccacccctcccacccctcccacccccagcTCCACCAACTCCTCCACagccaaagtgtgtgtgtgtgtgtgtgtgtgtgtaccttcacaGGTGAAGCCGTCTCCTACATAAAATGGCCGACACACACAGGTGTTGTTGTCCTGACAGACGGCGTTCAGAGCGCAGGATGGAGAACACGCAGAGAGTCCAGCTGGAGGACAGAGACACTTCACTCacaagctaacaagctaacaagctaacatgctaacaagctaacatgctaacaggctaaaatCACTGCTACAATGCTaagaagcagggggaaactgttagccttTCTCATCAgtgagctgcaacgattaatcgattaattgattagttgaccAACAGACAATTAACTggcaagtattttgataattgataaattgttttagtcattttcagcttctcaaacgtgatgattttatttatttgtttgtcaaacacgacagtaaactgaatattttttggtcaatttgttggtcaaacaaaacaagacatctgaagacgtcaacTTTGATTCTGGGAAACTGTAACGATAACGATCTCATTATTCACGATTTCATAACGTTGACAAAagaatcaattaattaattgagaaacTAATCAGCAAGTTTAAATCTGCTTCTCACCTTGCTGCGTCTCACAGCGCTGTCCGGTCCAGCCCGCCTCGCAGAAACACGAACCCGTCCCTCTGCGTCCCTCGTCACATGACCCGTGTTCTGAGCAGTTACAGGCTGATGACCAGAACCAGAGTCAGAACCAGAGTCAGAACCAGTCAGAGCCAGTCAGAACCAGAGTCAGAACCAGTCGGAACCAGTCAGAACCAGAGTCAGAACCAGTCAGAACCAGAGTCAG is a genomic window of Thunnus albacares chromosome 23, fThuAlb1.1, whole genome shotgun sequence containing:
- the ovch1 gene encoding ovochymase-1 isoform X2, which produces MLLSVIFLLSVCLLDVCGGNLNQTQQNETLNQTLQEHQTFSGLFGFGELAGVRSFRLEQEEVETRIIGGQEAWAHSWPWQVSLRFASMPACGGAVIGPLWVISAAHCFKRYNKASFWTVLAGKHNLDDPHEAGQQLVSVSLIISHQGYNTRTKESDVALLKLQQPLIFNQFVRPIDIWMSPLPLFRKCTITGWGSTRENGPRVNRLQEVNVTMLPPDVCNQYYHGRMRPSMFCAGKDGGGVDACQGDSGGPLSCFTGSRYELAGLVSWGVGCGRARRPGVYTKVQQHTQWISDIMNDQNIMYADDITAEEDRCGKQQSSSCERVPVLAGLTVSQDGEVSVGNVTESCPFLWPWQVSVQSNGRHYCSGTLIHRRWVLAARHCNVRAKKDVVVLGVHDLQFSSPQSVPVDEVFNLPQDDSFPPTCDLSLLRLSIPARLNSNVSPVCVPDEDEELDDSWSCVTTGWGSTRASDVDPDRLHHARLTLVNQTTCREKWGGDLISDSHICSHPAGSASCLGDSGAPLLCRKRGAYFLFGVVTWGSRRCEADKPAIFSRISDYHSWITQVTEDI
- the ovch1 gene encoding ovochymase-1 isoform X3, whose product is MLLSVIFLLSVCLLDVCGGNLNQTQQNETLNQTLQEHQTFSGLFGFGELAGVRSFRLEQEEVETRIIGGQEAWAHSWPWQVSLRFASMPACGGAVIGPLWVISAAHCFKRYNKASFWTVLAGKHNLDDPHEAGQQLVSVSLIISHQGYNTRTKESDVALLKLQQPLIFNQFVRPIDIWMSPLPLFRKCTITGWGSTRENGPRVNRLQEVNVTMLPPDVCNQYYHGRMRPSMFCAGKDGGGVDACQGDSGGPLSCFTGSRYELAGLVSWGVGCGRARRPGVYTKVQQHTQWISDIMNDITAEEDRCGKQQSSSCERVPVLAGLTVSQDGEVSVGNVTESCPFLWPWQVSVQSNGRHYCSGTLIHRRWVLAARHCNVRAKKDVVVLGVHDLQFSSPQSVPVDEVFNLPQDDSFPPTCDLSLLRLSIPARLNSNVSPVCVPDEDEELDDSWSCVTTGWGSTRASADVDPDRLHHARLTLVNQTTCREKWGGDLISDSHICSHPAGSASCLGDSGAPLLCRKRGAYFLFGVVTWGSRRCEADKPAIFSRISDYHSWITQVTEDI
- the ovch1 gene encoding ovochymase-1 isoform X1 → MLLSVIFLLSVCLLDVCGGNLNQTQQNETLNQTLQEHQTFSGLFGFGELAGVRSFRLEQEEVETRIIGGQEAWAHSWPWQVSLRFASMPACGGAVIGPLWVISAAHCFKRYNKASFWTVLAGKHNLDDPHEAGQQLVSVSLIISHQGYNTRTKESDVALLKLQQPLIFNQFVRPIDIWMSPLPLFRKCTITGWGSTRENGPRVNRLQEVNVTMLPPDVCNQYYHGRMRPSMFCAGKDGGGVDACQGDSGGPLSCFTGSRYELAGLVSWGVGCGRARRPGVYTKVQQHTQWISDIMNDQNIMYADDITAEEDRCGKQQSSSCERVPVLAGLTVSQDGEVSVGNVTESCPFLWPWQVSVQSNGRHYCSGTLIHRRWVLAARHCNVRAKKDVVVLGVHDLQFSSPQSVPVDEVFNLPQDDSFPPTCDLSLLRLSIPARLNSNVSPVCVPDEDEELDDSWSCVTTGWGSTRASADVDPDRLHHARLTLVNQTTCREKWGGDLISDSHICSHPAGSASCLGDSGAPLLCRKRGAYFLFGVVTWGSRRCEADKPAIFSRISDYHSWITQVTEDI
- the ovch1 gene encoding ovochymase-1 isoform X4 — translated: MLLSVIFLLSVCLLDVCGGNLNQTQQNETLNQTLQEHQTFSGLFGFGELAGVRSFRLEQEEVETRIIGGQEAWAHSWPWQVSLRFASMPACGGAVIGPLWVISAAHCFKRYNKASFWTVLAGKHNLDDPHEAGQQLVSVSLIISHQGYNTRTKESDVALLKLQQPLIFNQFVRPIDIWMSPLPLFRKCTITGWGSTRENGPRVNRLQEVNVTMLPPDVCNQYYHGRMRPSMFCAGKDGGGVDACQGDSGGPLSCFTGSRYELAGLVSWGVGCGRARRPGVYTKVQQHTQWISDIMNDQNIMYADDITAEEDRCGKQQSSSCERVPVLAGLTVSQDGEVSVGNVTESCPFLWPWQVSVQSNGRHYCSGTLIHRRWVLAARHCNVRAKKDVVVLGVHDLQFSSPQSVPVDEVFNLPQDDSFPPTCDLSLLRLSIPARLNSNVSPVCVPDEDEELDDSWSCVTTGWGSTRASADVDPDRLHHARLTLVNQTTCREKWGGDLISDSHICSHPAGSASCLVRAAANRRLRGSSAVSEAWRLLPVWRGNMGQPAL